The Salvelinus namaycush isolate Seneca chromosome 28, SaNama_1.0, whole genome shotgun sequence genome contains a region encoding:
- the LOC120023682 gene encoding XK-related protein 6-like, translating into MKEHKEAQRRFYWAMMFEYADVNMLRLLETFLESAPQLVLQLCIMIQQNRAETLQCISSLGSLLSLSWVLASYHKLLRDSRDDQRSLSYRGALLHLLWRLLTISSRVLSLALFASLFHLYFGIFVVLHWCGMALWVVHGGTDFCMSRWEEVLFNMVVGIVYIFCWFNVKEGHTRGRMVAYYSVVLAENTLLTGLWYVYRDHEETDSYAVPALCGVYLSFAGGVLVMLLYYGLLHPSHTHPTPASTWWDELLWGNPLPPSAPPTPAHLAAPFHSDDIIAEGCLPVFQVRLEPPTSRRFEGPLIKIDMPRKHYPAWDAHYVDRRLRRTINLLQYLTPAAAGIRYRDRPLLYELLQYESSF; encoded by the exons ATGAAGGAGCATAAGGAGGCACAGAGGAGGTTCTACTGGGCCATGATGTTTGAGTACGCAGACGTCAACATGCTGCGGCTACTGGAGACCTTCCTGGAGTCAGCTCCTCAACTAGTACTACAGCTCTGTATTATGATACAGCAGAACCGGGCTGAGACTCTACAGT gTATATCTAGTCTAGGCTCTCTTCTGTCTCTATCCTGGGTGTTGGCCTCGTACCACAAGCTCCTGCGCGACTCCAGAGACGACCAGCGCAGTCTGAGTTATCGCGGTGCCCTCCTCCACCTTCTCTGGCGCCTCCTCACCATCTCCTCCCgcgttctctctctcgccctcttcgCATCCCTCTTCCACCTGTACTTTGGCATCTTCGTGGTGCTCCACTGGTGTGGCATGGCCCTGTGGGTGGTGCATGGCGGAACAGACTTCTGTATGTCTcgctgggaggaggtgctgttTAACATGGTGGTGGGCATCGTCTACATCTTCTGTTGGTTCAACGTCAAGGAGGGACACACCAGGGGACGCATGGTGGCTTACTACTCTGTGGTACTGGCTGAGAACACACTGCTCACTGGACTGTG gtaTGTGTATCGTGACCATGAAGAGACAGACAGCTACGCGGTTCCAGCGTTGTGTGGTGTCTACCTGTCCTTTGCGGGTGGAGTACTGGTGATGCTTCTGTACTACGGCCTTCttcacccctcacacacacaccccaccccggCATCGACCTGGTGGGATGAGCTGCTGTGGGGTAACCCCTTGCCCCCCTCAGCTCCACCCACCCCAGCCCACCTGGCTGCCCCGTTTCACAGTGATGACATCATCGCAGAAGGCTGTCTGCCGGTGTTCCAGGTGCGTTTGGAGCCCCCCACCTCGAGGCGTTTCGAAGGTCCTCTGATAAAGATTGACATGCCCAGGAAACATTACCCGGCCTGGGACGCTCACTACGTGGACAGACGGCTGCGAAGGACCATCAACCTACTACAGTACCTGACGCCTGCAGCCGCAGGCATACGATACAGGGACAGACCTCTGCTCTATGAACTACTGCAGTACGAGTCTTCTttctga